One window of Candidatus Komeilibacteria bacterium CG_4_10_14_0_2_um_filter_37_10 genomic DNA carries:
- a CDS encoding tRNA guanosine(34) transglycosylase Tgt, with product MNNFFKLQFKSKKSKARCGILNTAHGCLATPFFMTIATRGVVKSVTTADLQRLKIPIILANTYHLFLRPSLKILKRAGGLHQFMNWSGPILTDSGGFQIFSLDGEVKRKGISQQEIKVDRLLTDQGVEFVSYLDGSKHFFSPADVIRAQKIIGSDLMMVLDECVAYPASYEVAKKAVDRTLLWAEKSIKSYQAQKIVRQKLFGIVQGSTFSDLRLLCARELAKMNFAGLAIGGLAVGEKNEQMYQILDELQDVLPVDKPRYLMGVGYPDNIVAAVKRGVDMFDCVIPTREARHARLYIRLNQRVSKINNYYQTINLNNAAWALDKKPINSKSVIPELCQYSLSYLHHLFKINDPLALRLATLHNIEFYYNLMNDIRVSIKKGDL from the coding sequence ATGAATAATTTTTTTAAATTACAATTTAAGTCGAAAAAAAGTAAAGCTCGCTGCGGGATCTTAAACACTGCCCACGGATGTTTAGCAACGCCTTTTTTTATGACTATTGCTACACGGGGAGTAGTAAAAAGCGTTACCACTGCAGATTTACAGCGCCTAAAAATTCCTATTATTTTGGCTAATACATACCATCTTTTTTTACGACCCAGTTTAAAGATATTGAAGCGCGCTGGTGGCTTACATCAATTTATGAATTGGTCTGGTCCGATTTTAACGGACTCGGGGGGATTTCAGATTTTTTCTTTAGACGGCGAAGTAAAGAGAAAAGGTATTAGTCAGCAAGAAATCAAAGTTGATCGTTTGTTGACTGATCAAGGAGTAGAATTTGTTTCTTATTTAGACGGTAGTAAACATTTTTTTTCACCAGCCGATGTTATTCGTGCACAGAAAATTATTGGTTCGGATTTAATGATGGTACTTGACGAATGTGTGGCTTACCCGGCCAGTTATGAGGTGGCTAAAAAAGCTGTTGATCGCACCTTGCTTTGGGCCGAGAAAAGTATCAAAAGTTATCAGGCTCAAAAAATTGTTCGTCAGAAATTATTTGGCATTGTTCAAGGATCAACATTTTCAGATTTACGTTTACTTTGCGCCCGAGAACTTGCCAAAATGAACTTTGCTGGTTTAGCCATTGGCGGTTTAGCAGTTGGCGAAAAGAATGAACAGATGTATCAGATTTTAGATGAGTTACAAGATGTTTTGCCAGTAGATAAACCACGCTACTTAATGGGCGTTGGTTATCCGGATAATATAGTCGCAGCAGTAAAAAGAGGAGTGGATATGTTTGATTGCGTGATTCCCACACGGGAGGCTCGCCACGCGCGTCTTTATATTCGTCTAAATCAGAGGGTATCAAAAATTAATAATTATTATCAAACTATCAATTTGAACAATGCCGCCTGGGCTTTAGATAAAAAGCCCATCAACAGCAAATCAGTAATTCCCGAATTATGTCAGTATTCTTTAAGTTACTTACATCACTTATTTAAAATTAATGATCCCTTAGCTTTACGTTTAGCAACTCTGCACAATATTGAGTTTTATTACAATTTGATGAATGATATTAGAGTCAGCATCAAAAAAGGAGATTTATAA